A section of the Nitrospira sp. genome encodes:
- the glgC gene encoding glucose-1-phosphate adenylyltransferase, translated as MAKIFTMVLAGGKGERLNPLTEQRAKPAVPFGGKYRIIDFTLSNCLNSGLRQIAVLIQYKSHSLDRHIRIGWNILNAELGEYITSVPPQQRISEDWYRGTADAVFQNLFLLDPDQPEYLLVLAGDHIYKMNYADMYNLMQEKQADAVVGAIETPLADANRFGVIGVDEDHRILSFDEKPDKPMAIPGDPTHAYVSMGIYLFRTEVVREQLIRDAKEGTKHDFGRNIIPRMIKENRVYAFKFQDENKKAVKYWRDIGTLDAYWEANMDLVAVDPLFNLYDKAWPIRTYQGQFPPAKFVFAQDFQGGRMGVALDSIVCGGCIISGGRVQNSVLSPHVRVHDHADVRESVVMENVVIGEHARIRRAIIDKDVIIPPKTVIGFDPVADRQRFKVTDSGLVVISKGMKLHAAVDSSG; from the coding sequence ATGGCTAAGATCTTCACTATGGTGCTGGCGGGCGGGAAGGGCGAACGCCTGAATCCGCTCACCGAGCAACGCGCGAAACCCGCGGTGCCGTTCGGCGGGAAATATCGCATCATCGATTTCACGCTGAGCAACTGCCTGAACTCCGGCCTGCGACAGATCGCCGTCCTGATCCAATATAAGTCGCACTCGCTCGATCGACACATCCGCATCGGCTGGAACATCCTCAACGCGGAATTGGGCGAATACATCACCTCGGTGCCGCCCCAACAGCGCATCAGCGAAGACTGGTACCGGGGCACCGCCGACGCGGTCTTTCAGAATCTGTTCTTGCTCGATCCCGACCAACCCGAATACCTGCTCGTTCTGGCCGGCGATCACATCTACAAGATGAATTACGCCGACATGTACAACCTGATGCAGGAGAAACAGGCCGACGCCGTGGTGGGCGCAATCGAAACGCCCCTGGCCGATGCCAATCGTTTCGGCGTCATCGGCGTGGACGAAGACCACCGCATCCTGAGCTTCGACGAAAAACCGGACAAACCCATGGCGATTCCGGGCGACCCGACCCATGCCTACGTCTCAATGGGCATCTACCTGTTCCGCACCGAGGTGGTCCGTGAGCAGCTTATCCGGGATGCCAAGGAAGGCACCAAGCACGATTTCGGCCGAAATATCATCCCACGCATGATCAAAGAGAATCGGGTGTACGCCTTCAAGTTCCAGGACGAAAACAAGAAGGCCGTGAAGTACTGGCGCGATATCGGAACCCTTGATGCCTATTGGGAAGCCAACATGGATCTGGTCGCCGTCGACCCGCTGTTCAATCTTTACGACAAGGCCTGGCCCATTCGCACGTATCAAGGGCAGTTTCCGCCCGCCAAATTCGTCTTCGCCCAGGATTTTCAGGGCGGCCGCATGGGGGTTGCACTCGACTCCATCGTGTGCGGCGGCTGCATCATTTCCGGCGGCCGCGTGCAGAACTCGGTGCTCTCGCCGCACGTCCGGGTCCACGACCATGCAGATGTACGTGAATCGGTCGTGATGGAAAACGTCGTCATCGGCGAGCATGCCCGCATCAGGCGGGCGATCATCGACAAAGACGTGATCATCCCGCCCAAAACCGTGATCGGCTTCGACCCGGTTGCGGATCGTCAACGTTTCAAAGTCACCGATTCCGGATTGGTGGTCATCTCAAAGGGAATGAAACTGCATGCCGCCGTCGATTCATCCGGTTGA
- a CDS encoding ABC transporter ATP-binding protein, which translates to MATSSTPPFNTSDQSLSSTLPTIDIRGIVRRHGAVTAVDRVSFQVRRGEFFSILGPSGAGKTSVLRMLAGFEDPDEGDLLIDGQSMLGVPPNRRPVNLVFQSYALFPHLTVFENVAFGLKMRRVSAALIAEQVGRVLTMVKLLGKEARMPSQLSGGEQQRVALARALVNKPAVVLLDEPLAALDQQLRQAMQVELKSIQEQAGLTCVCVTHHQEEAMMMSDRIAVMHQGRMWQVGSPREVYERPCNLFVSRFLGVSNELPGTIGVSSREDRLFQPEDNEQSPFPVHTVSTEPAGRSATLSLRPEHIRMAQERPSISDPVLSGRIEKVLFAGSDTKYLVRVGRDRFWETRMTSNTSPSPFAAGDPVFLHWSPADARLFFE; encoded by the coding sequence ATGGCCACGTCGTCCACTCCTCCGTTCAACACTTCTGACCAGTCTCTTTCCTCAACACTTCCAACGATCGATATCCGCGGGATCGTGCGCCGCCACGGTGCGGTCACGGCCGTGGATCGGGTGAGTTTCCAGGTCCGTCGGGGCGAGTTTTTTTCCATTCTTGGTCCGAGCGGCGCGGGGAAAACTTCGGTCCTTCGCATGCTGGCGGGCTTCGAAGATCCGGACGAAGGCGATCTGTTGATCGACGGACAGTCGATGCTCGGTGTGCCGCCGAATCGCCGGCCGGTGAACCTGGTCTTTCAGTCCTACGCGCTGTTTCCCCACCTGACGGTGTTCGAGAATGTGGCCTTCGGCTTGAAGATGCGGCGAGTGTCCGCGGCGCTCATCGCTGAGCAGGTAGGCCGGGTGTTGACGATGGTCAAGCTGCTCGGCAAAGAAGCGCGGATGCCGTCTCAATTATCTGGCGGCGAACAGCAACGTGTCGCGTTGGCCCGTGCGTTGGTGAACAAGCCGGCCGTGGTGCTGCTCGATGAGCCGTTAGCCGCGTTGGATCAACAACTGCGGCAGGCCATGCAGGTGGAACTAAAATCCATTCAAGAGCAGGCCGGGCTGACCTGTGTCTGTGTGACGCATCATCAGGAAGAGGCGATGATGATGTCGGACCGTATTGCCGTCATGCATCAGGGGCGCATGTGGCAGGTGGGAAGCCCGCGCGAGGTGTATGAGCGGCCCTGCAATCTGTTCGTGTCCCGGTTTCTCGGCGTCTCGAACGAGCTGCCGGGTACGATCGGAGTTTCAAGCAGGGAGGACCGCCTCTTCCAACCGGAGGACAACGAGCAGTCGCCGTTCCCCGTGCACACCGTATCTACGGAACCGGCCGGCCGTTCAGCCACGCTCTCGCTCCGGCCGGAGCACATCCGCATGGCGCAGGAGCGACCGTCGATATCCGATCCGGTGCTCTCCGGCCGAATTGAGAAGGTCCTGTTTGCCGGGAGCGACACGAAGTATCTGGTGCGGGTCGGCCGCGACCGTTTCTGGGAAACCAGGATGACCTCGAATACCTCTCCCTCGCCGTTCGCGGCAGGAGACCCGGTGTTTCTTCACTGGTCCCCGGCTGATGCGCGATTGTTCTTCGAGTGA